The Endozoicomonas montiporae CL-33 genome contains a region encoding:
- a CDS encoding tyrosine-type recombinase/integrase produces the protein MEHFYHLVESSPSIRIGDVVTDDDGSFRIEKPLTFKGVMMLLTSKGKPVFEPNAFILNRRIVEGTKDIKPTCFHLLRYYRFLDANHLKWDDHEEQLQRYPIFLYRVYLDSEIERGKLSRTTAVAALSIARRFYMFCYRHGYISKLPFKVTGVTKYGQTLTDCSIRSQTRDTNLQPLNDIDLQHVRDNWCSNGLSMEFRLMVSVMLCVGLRAVEVADIKPEHFAIPKGFNGKTVTGVWIGSDHNCKTKYGTNRQVSMPVWLMQSINRYHQSQRYKKRQRLYFMNTGDMATPAFINKDGDRFSTQSLNTLWGKLRTAIQKNSNPHFKHKQHDCRATFGAYKLDSLAQIPELSMLQALETLKKEMGHKDLDTTMLYLKHYEGNPEKNQVPEITMNLLEGEALS, from the coding sequence ATGGAGCATTTCTACCACCTCGTAGAGTCAAGCCCATCGATCAGAATTGGTGACGTGGTAACTGACGACGATGGCTCTTTCCGCATTGAAAAACCGCTGACATTCAAAGGTGTGATGATGCTGCTTACCAGCAAAGGTAAGCCTGTGTTTGAGCCGAATGCGTTTATCCTGAATCGCCGTATCGTTGAGGGCACCAAGGATATTAAGCCGACATGCTTTCACCTGTTGAGGTACTACCGGTTTCTGGATGCCAACCATCTCAAATGGGACGATCACGAGGAGCAACTTCAACGCTATCCAATATTTCTTTACCGCGTCTATCTGGACAGTGAGATTGAAAGGGGCAAGCTGAGTCGCACTACTGCTGTGGCAGCCCTGTCTATCGCAAGACGGTTTTACATGTTCTGTTACCGGCATGGCTACATTTCAAAGCTACCTTTTAAAGTGACGGGTGTTACCAAATACGGTCAAACGCTGACGGACTGCTCAATCAGGAGTCAAACAAGGGATACCAACCTGCAACCCTTAAACGACATCGATCTTCAGCATGTCAGAGACAACTGGTGCAGTAATGGATTGTCTATGGAGTTTCGCCTGATGGTCAGTGTCATGCTTTGCGTGGGCCTGAGAGCGGTAGAAGTTGCAGATATCAAGCCCGAGCATTTTGCAATCCCAAAAGGATTTAACGGGAAGACAGTGACAGGTGTTTGGATTGGCTCTGACCACAACTGTAAAACCAAGTACGGCACTAACCGGCAGGTCTCCATGCCCGTTTGGTTGATGCAGTCGATTAATCGATACCATCAGAGTCAGCGGTACAAGAAACGGCAGCGGTTGTATTTCATGAATACGGGCGACATGGCAACCCCTGCTTTCATCAATAAGGACGGCGACAGGTTTTCAACTCAAAGCCTCAATACGCTCTGGGGGAAATTAAGAACGGCCATCCAGAAGAACAGTAATCCCCATTTCAAACATAAACAGCATGACTGCCGGGCCACCTTTGGAGCCTATAAACTTGATTCGCTAGCCCAGATACCAGAGCTGTCCATGCTGCAAGCCCTGGAAACTCTAAAAAAAGAAATGGGCCATAAGGATCTGGATACCACCATGCTGTACCTGAAGCACTACGAGGGCAATCCGGAGAAGAATCAAGTTCCAGAAATAACCATGAATCTGCTGGAAGGGGAAGCGTTATCATGA
- a CDS encoding site-specific integrase — translation MFSVSMDVRKFERYALPQASDQFVMPDNRTVVSVDKDGNPVSHFGDDIWDFNAFFNRTNEIESIYQINFLPEKHNPELLLELKQRMYFLIWGAKGNLLHMEGETLRKFSNCREIQKDSNAALRVFKGVSISSFSLLSNELVFSQILHAGKMLSQKSVKNRIQCLSVLTQVNSHFPEHLRFTLGLPEGKTFEQIAKQYSTAGEGHYPTVIPVIYEQMMGRLMQEVNNAHEKLSHLRDVKAYAAQYNLTDRLAVNEFKAIEGACFMSLSAFTGMRLSELSQINVASYKEVDLDGLTLCTLRSWTRKLEKLPREDAWACAPICKKALEVLAVLNDDYRSVKGDIYFSPRFKFDGNGGGGDNFLRQLEDVILNTANLRRLFTDYSKHLDITYEPSEMDEVYRLLNPVVPARYNPMKTRENGTFYWHFSSHSLRRTFAHFVVGNGLVTLAALKHQFKHISLSMTAIYASHSEVLTLMGIENPGSVKKAVEDAEMESHRLYLKDMLDNPHEQSGGYIKSFEGDPRVMTEEQFEALAKSTKGANKSTGYGRCFAGEKCKMMHLFEPSNCVGRDCENLNINQAEAMRWQQRHKRIGERLQQMKEMGFYNRNTLARELSDIRAAEKVMTDHNITFERFELGAL, via the coding sequence ATGTTCAGTGTCAGCATGGATGTCAGAAAATTTGAAAGGTACGCCTTGCCACAAGCCTCCGACCAGTTTGTTATGCCGGATAACAGAACAGTGGTCAGTGTCGATAAAGACGGAAATCCCGTGTCCCACTTTGGTGATGATATCTGGGATTTCAATGCGTTTTTTAACCGCACCAACGAGATTGAGTCGATCTACCAAATTAACTTCCTCCCAGAGAAGCACAACCCAGAATTGCTTCTGGAGTTAAAGCAGCGCATGTATTTTCTGATTTGGGGCGCGAAAGGCAACTTGTTGCACATGGAAGGCGAGACGTTGCGTAAATTTAGTAACTGCCGCGAAATACAGAAAGATTCCAACGCGGCGTTAAGAGTATTCAAAGGCGTCTCTATTAGCTCCTTTTCGTTGCTCAGCAATGAGCTGGTATTCAGTCAAATCCTTCATGCAGGAAAGATGCTTAGTCAAAAGTCAGTCAAAAACCGTATCCAGTGTCTGAGCGTGCTAACTCAGGTCAACTCGCATTTCCCAGAACACTTGCGTTTCACGCTAGGGCTGCCTGAGGGCAAGACTTTTGAGCAAATCGCCAAGCAATACTCTACTGCCGGAGAAGGGCATTACCCGACAGTGATCCCAGTGATTTATGAGCAGATGATGGGGCGATTAATGCAGGAGGTGAACAATGCCCATGAAAAGCTGTCCCACCTGCGTGATGTCAAAGCCTACGCAGCGCAATACAACCTGACAGATCGACTGGCTGTTAATGAATTCAAAGCCATTGAGGGGGCGTGCTTTATGTCACTCTCTGCCTTTACCGGGATGCGTCTCAGTGAGCTGTCTCAGATAAACGTCGCCTCCTACAAGGAGGTTGACCTTGATGGTTTAACGCTTTGCACACTGCGTTCATGGACGCGTAAGTTAGAGAAACTGCCCAGAGAAGATGCCTGGGCCTGCGCGCCTATCTGCAAAAAAGCATTAGAAGTGCTTGCAGTCCTCAATGATGACTACCGCTCAGTTAAAGGCGATATCTACTTTTCTCCGCGCTTTAAATTTGATGGAAACGGTGGCGGTGGCGACAATTTTTTGCGTCAGCTGGAAGATGTCATTTTAAATACAGCCAACCTTAGACGGTTGTTTACGGATTATTCCAAGCACCTTGATATCACTTATGAACCCAGCGAGATGGATGAGGTGTATCGTTTGCTCAATCCGGTTGTTCCCGCTAGATACAACCCGATGAAAACGCGGGAGAACGGTACGTTTTACTGGCATTTTTCCTCGCACTCGCTGAGACGCACCTTTGCACACTTTGTTGTTGGAAATGGTCTGGTGACACTGGCCGCACTAAAACATCAATTTAAACACATCAGTCTCTCCATGACGGCGATCTACGCCAGTCACTCAGAGGTGCTTACCCTGATGGGGATAGAGAACCCCGGGAGCGTTAAAAAAGCCGTTGAAGACGCTGAGATGGAAAGCCATAGGCTGTATTTGAAAGACATGCTCGACAATCCTCATGAACAATCAGGCGGCTATATAAAGTCGTTTGAGGGTGATCCAAGAGTGATGACGGAAGAGCAATTTGAAGCGTTGGCGAAAAGCACCAAAGGAGCCAACAAATCGACCGGCTATGGTCGATGCTTTGCAGGTGAAAAGTGCAAGATGATGCATTTGTTTGAACCATCGAATTGTGTGGGGCGGGATTGCGAGAACCTGAATATCAATCAAGCCGAAGCGATGCGCTGGCAGCAGCGACACAAGCGAATTGGAGAGAGGTTGCAGCAGATGAAAGAGATGGGGTTTTACAACCGCAATACGCTGGCTCGCGAACTATCGGACATACGCGCAGCAGAAAAAGTCATGACTGACCACAACATCACCTTCGAGCGATTTGAATTAGGAGCACTGTGA